In the Microplitis mediator isolate UGA2020A chromosome 5, iyMicMedi2.1, whole genome shotgun sequence genome, TCGGATTtacagaaaaacaatttttttttcaatcattttccAATCAAAACTGATTGGATATCAATGGGAAATTTCTAATGAAGcccgattaaaaatttccaatcgGAATCAATCAGagtgtttataatttatcccTAATAGTCAAGCTGGCAGCAAGTTAGCAACAACCTACTGCAGCAACTTGTTACCAAACTGACGGCAAAAATCAGCATTTCCGTAAGTTGACAGCTACTGGTtgccaactttctgagaaagttgatGGAAAAAGTTGGCACTCCATTAGTTGACGAAAAGTTaccttcaattttcttagaaaGTTGTCAGCAGGTTGCGacagtagattgtcgccaacTTTCTAAAAAAGTTGACAATAACTTGTAGTTAACAGTTGCCCTAGTAGTCAAGTTGGCAGCAAGCTGGTGACAATTTTCTGGAGAAGGTTGTCGCCAAGTAGTCTGCAAAAATTGGCATCATcataagttgacggcaactttctgagaaagttgttGACAAAAGTGGCATGCCATTAGTTGACGAAAagttgccttcaattttcttagaaaGTTGTCAGCAGGTTGCGGAAGCAGATAGTCGCCAAATCTCTGGGAAAGTTGGTAACAAGTTGTAGTCAAGTGTTAcaaaagctgaaagttgtcgtcaatttgATCGCAACtaattgacatcaaatttCTGACCACAAAATCTTGCTATTAGGGTAAAACCATACTTGTGgactattaataataaaggaaGCAATTTTTACCACATTAGgtaataaaattacctgatggttctgtaattttttccgcaaatttaataaagccaaaattaattcaaatattttttttaaatctacagaatttcttattattaaatattcgtataaaaaaatggaaaaattaaaaaaaaattcaaattatctaCATaagataaacataaaaatcaataaaaaaaagcgcGTGAAAGAATATTCTAGAATTGTACACATGTGTTTGCCATTTCCATGATTCCATGTGTATTATAACCtatcaaaatttcatacataatATTCAGATTCTGAGAAATAAATTAGTTCCCATTTgcatttcaaataaaaattgtggGCAACGAGACAACTGTCATTGGCTACTTGTAACAATAAATTCTGCCAGTACATTCTAATTGTTCTTTatgaaattatcaaataaaatttatttatttatatttataataactattattattatttcaaacacTTGAATAATGGATAatgatgaaatatataaattgctCACaagatttatcaataatttaatttctctaAATGGttcgtattttatttttttaacctctATAAATTTACCGCGAATttatgaataactttttttttgtttttatatatcgATACAAAAactaacatatatatacatatatttatataaatttttattttcagatcAAAATAGTTCAAGTAAAAATTCTCAAGATTTAGCAATTAATGGGCAACTTGTAGAAATTAATTCATCATCATCTTCCACATTAGTGGTCATTAATTTTCTCGAacaaatttgtaaattattgaaagaaaatatCATTAGCCCGCATGATTTATGCTTCGGTAAGTGAAGTCTATAATTAACaagtaaataagtaataaaaaacaacaataattttgtttgttttagCTTTCAATGaacattattgtaaattaaaacttGTTGATGACCCATGTCAATTAATAGCAATAGGtaaattaacaaaacaattccaagtattacataaattattaaatgaacgATTACCTATATGTGATATCATAAAGAACcccaggtaattttattttctattagtTTACTTATACATTAATCTTAGTGGTGACTTAACagaataagaaatttttcataagtatATGATCatactgagtaaaaaaattaattaaatttcatttactgGATAAGGCAAAAGCCCCATAAACCCGATCAGTACTCTCTGCTGCTACATATACTCCGTTAGTTTACAAATCGGGTTCTTTCTGTTGTAaaaagtagaataaaaatttgcagAACTTGTGttggatttttttgagcctAGTAACTAATGTTTCAGTATGGGTGCACAGATGACCGAGTTATGCTCCAAGATTGGTCTcagtttttatagaaaaaaatttcaaataaaaaaattatcattgataaataattatttgtgaatctaaatatatgactattttcaaaattgcgcTCAGCCTGCCGATTTTAACTTTAACACAGGGTACACTCAatgactttatttaaaaaattaataataattaattatcaatatcattcttaaaattaaaaatcatattttaatatttaaaactttaaaaaaaaaatatgatttttcatttcatttaccaaattttcttaagtagtttaatttcactcccatgaaaagtgagcgggtaATGGGTCTTTTGCCTCAAGTGTAGCTgagaaaaatcattattttattaattacaattttgatttcttgtttttgaaataaaaattttttttttttaaaactagtTTTAAGTCACTACTAAAATTACTTACCCTctcagatttgaatcacggtggaaacaccgtggaagtgtaaacaccgtggatccaccgtggttacacggtgggtttgttccatttcaccaccgtcgtaccacagtggaaacaccgtgtatacacagtggtaaAGCCCCCGtggaatcacagtggatacaccgcgtaatcacagtggtaaaatggaacaaacctaccatgtttccaccgtgattcaaatctgcgagggtaccaacacagtaaaaaacgaatcgtcaaagtgtaaaaaaaagcgtATGTTAAAATTCTGTGTGTTGAATTTTCAACACTTTtgtgtgtcaatttaacacacagtatttatcttgtttaaactgtcgcaatcgattgattttttaacacataaaaatgttattttattcgaaagtaacactttttatatgttactgtcaaatcaacacacaaaatatgttaaaaataatctcgaccatcacaaaagaattcttggaaaatttttacttttaacatatacgtgtgtaactttttttaaacacttacaacatgttaaaataacacataaataagtgtaaaacgttcgttttacacacgatatgtgttgattttgacggatccttttttactgtgaataaatgaaaatagttgaagtaaaataaaacgtaattataaaatcagtaTTTCAGTGAGTCAGCCAAGGTATCATAGCGATTTTGTTGAGTTAAAATTTATAGCGTCCGGTGGTTTCGGTACGGTATATAAAGTACGTCATAAGTTAGACGATCACGAGTATGccgtaaaaaaagtatgtGTGACTCTAGATAAAGttcacaaaataataaaaatattagatgaAGTGAAGACTCTAGCTAAATTGAATCATACAAATGTCATATCATACAAAAATGCGTGGATTGAAGAGGGTTATTCCACAATAAATGTACCAAATATAACCGAATCTCCAGTGTCATCCGATTTTAGTAAGAACAATAAtagtgataatgataatgatagaTTACTTTCATCCTCATCGTTACCTGGATCTTTGAATATCTCCtctaggaaattaaaaataagaagtTTTAATGAACCTGGGTGTTCAAATGATGTTTATATTAATGTTAATAGTAAttgtaatagtaataatgacAGCGATCATCATGATCGACTACTCAATTCATCTGTGATTTTtgaagaaattattaatagtaataataataatgttagcAATTGTAATTCATCAGACACAATTGATTCATTGGTCAGTTTTAGAAATgacaatgataatgataataatgaatgTGATGATGATGGTAATCTTGATAATTACAGTAGTAATAGTTACAGTACTGGCAGTGATATTGAAGAAATAgatgaagaagaaaataatCTGGGTGTCGAAGAAATTTGTAATCGTCAagtttgtaaatataaatcgGTAAGTTTTTTAACTAAGTTTTATGTAGtcatgtaattttatatattttaaatttaaaaattgataagcaTTAGGGTGACtcaaaaaaccgactattttttttcgagtctcttatgaaaatttggtGGCTTAcaatgttttaagaagcctctccaaaaatcagcttggtaaaaaattttcaagaggtcgctcacgaattctgaaaacataaaaaatgattgaaattcgGATTCTTTGTTTCTAAATTGTGTTTCTCGTGGCatcaatagtttttatttgtaaaatcatgactcaATTATTGTTACTTGACTGAAATGTAACTTCTGCGTAACCAAAAATATGCAGGACAGTcttgaacaataaaattgggtaagttttgaataagcaaaaaaacctaaagattgaattaaaaaatataaacgtatttatataacttattatttctatttctcgggtcatatttttattcattatgatacaaattgatggtgaaaaaatcgataagatttattattaatattcaaggtaatgatttcattattataaacTATAACTGCCACGAGAGAAAAGAAATTTAGtacaaaaaatccgaatttcgatcattttatatattttcaaaattcatgagcgacctcttgaaaattttttatcgagctgatttttggagaggcttcttaaaacatcgttaaccaacaaattttcatttgccaagagactcgaaaaaaacagtcggtttttttgggtcaCCCTAATAAGTATGTAGAAGtaggaaaaaaatcaattttttatctatcagAGACCAGATGTTGTAACTTTGTACATACAAATGGCATTATGTGAACAATCATTAAGAAAGTGGTTGgatagtagaaaaaaccaaataagTCCAGTGTCGACAATAACCGgaatatttatgcaaattttGAAGGGTCtagaatacatacattcgcATGGTATTATTCATCATGACAtcaaagtaatttataaagttatttaaatatatcaagatttttaaatattaattatttaaaaatttcttatatttgTTTACACAGCCgtgtaatatatttatttcgacTTCAAAACTACCTCATATACAAATCGGTGATTTTGGATTGGCGTGTCTTGTTAAAAGAGAAAATGGACATACTGTCCCATTCGGGACTGAAATGTATGCAGCGCCTGAACAACTTAATGGTAGTTGTGATCcaaaggtatttttttttattttgtggaATGACATACAATAAATGAGCTTGCTGAATGActgttatttttaactttccgctatgaaaattgaagattaaaaaaaaatccgtctATAGGTTCACCCTGCGGGCCAGGCCCAAAACttctcgctgttttcgagccccttgagctcgaaaacattgttgtgtatacattttcgagcttaTCGAGTATGTTATTGTAACTTGTATGctattgtttttgaaaaaaaaaacgttttttagcatttctttttcccacgatatctcgcgaatgaattaaccgattgagatggctcaggcggcaatcgacgcgttttatcaagttctacagttgattagattttggagtcgatcgttcaattcgtttctgagaaatcaataaaaaactaaaacaaaaaatttttctttttttgtaattcgccaatagtttcgagtctactcgatcaaatgatctgaaattttcagaaaagtcgatggccaacaagctctttcgattgctactttaaccatccaaatcagttcattagttaaaaagttacaaagagtttacatacattcacacacacatccatacagacactcggatgTCGTTCTGAAAATACTCAGAATAGCtgcctaggacctcaaaaatcgagttttcatcagatctcgatgtttgaggtcctagaaacttattctgactatttccggatggacgtccgtgtgtgtgtgtgtgtgtgtgtgtgtgtgtgtgtgtgtcttttttttgtccttCGATATCTTTAGAGCGAATCAACCAATTTGATTTTACTTTGCGGTAATCGAAAGGGCTTACAAAGATTTAGAACTTAATAGATTTTTGAGTCAATCGGCCAAGTAGTTGACAATTTATACggagaaaaacatttttgataaGTTTTTATGCATAACTCGTAAATCGCTCTAccgatttatttcaatatttaatcaaaCCTAAGCTATctcgctgaaaaaaaagtactttttTTGAGCAAAGTGTATATTTTTTCGGTCCAACCGTATAAAATTTCaccaataataacgttttcgagctctcccagcttgaaaacagcaggaagttttggggtCGGCTCTCAGGGTCAACTGTTTtgcagattttttaaaattagttaattcgAAGAGTTCTCTCGAATCAGCCATTCAGCCAACTCGAAATAGGATAGAAGTagcatttgtggccactgctctatttttggacatttaatactttattttgatcaatgaaaaagtataaaaaaaaacttgcatTGTAATAGTgtgataaaagtatctttgaacacattttaaaaaattaattatatatgcgtattttacaaattattttatttaaatttttcaagtatccAAAACTGCCTCTAAAATGACCAAAAATGATACTTCTAtcctacaatttttataaaaattagttaatattGTTATTGACTGCTCATCAATGATGTGTTTGTTTCTAGAGTGATTTATATAGCCTTGGAATTATTCTGATGGAACTATTATATCCCACGAGAACATTTATGGAACTTGATAAtacattgaaattattaaaacttggAAAAATTCCTGATACTTTAGAAAAACGATACCAAAAATACGTAAGATAtttcaagtatttatttatagatttattaatgGTATTTTAcagttgactttttttttgtttgcataATTTTAAGCCATTTGGTATAtttacattgaaaaaatagaTTAAGTCTAGGACtttattagaattaaaaaaaaacatttgaaattttacattCGGGATTCAAAACACGGccatgtataaattttaatatctattttaaaaatttcgaacaaTGAGCATAAGCAAAAATTcatgtatagaaattttgGTGAAAATCACTGAGGTTTTAagttgacaaatttttttttagttatttcttttttatatatttttacactgatggaaggatttcttagtatttaaaaatatttcttagtatttaagaaatcattcctttgtatttaacaaatatttcttatgacataatttcttaactattaaaaaattatttcttaaatcgtaagaaatatttgttaaatacta is a window encoding:
- the LOC130668251 gene encoding probable serine/threonine-protein kinase DDB_G0268642; translation: MDNDEIYKLLTRFINNLISLNDQNSSSKNSQDLAINGQLVEINSSSSSTLVVINFLEQICKLLKENIISPHDLCFAFNEHYCKLKLVDDPCQLIAIGKLTKQFQVLHKLLNERLPICDIIKNPSISVSQPRYHSDFVELKFIASGGFGTVYKVRHKLDDHEYAVKKVCVTLDKVHKIIKILDEVKTLAKLNHTNVISYKNAWIEEGYSTINVPNITESPVSSDFSKNNNSDNDNDRLLSSSSLPGSLNISSRKLKIRSFNEPGCSNDVYINVNSNCNSNNDSDHHDRLLNSSVIFEEIINSNNNNVSNCNSSDTIDSLVSFRNDNDNDNNECDDDGNLDNYSSNSYSTGSDIEEIDEEENNLGVEEICNRQVCKYKSRPDVVTLYIQMALCEQSLRKWLDSRKNQISPVSTITGIFMQILKGLEYIHSHGIIHHDIKPCNIFISTSKLPHIQIGDFGLACLVKRENGHTVPFGTEMYAAPEQLNGSCDPKSDLYSLGIILMELLYPTRTFMELDNTLKLLKLGKIPDTLEKRYQKYGEIIIQLLEPDPKDRPSSSELLQELKDNKDFIIDRLEEEIIEKDESIRELKILNQILLSQLLKVKINNNPKLKRQNDKIKVRYFDKK